The following proteins are encoded in a genomic region of Brachypodium distachyon strain Bd21 chromosome 1, Brachypodium_distachyon_v3.0, whole genome shotgun sequence:
- the LOC100838879 gene encoding plastid division protein PDV1 → MRWEAAETEALQERIWDLHDKLSHAILSLSACVRLPGCHCRAPNGHVVVKGRPPQGGENCDLAATMADARVLHAIRVAVVDLEGHLHFLNDIQLQQRAERDAAIARVQQSRILLAARLVDHRGKRHGVIEEALGFVDDVLEKSEFVSPEDVYGVHSPGEDEKDPGVHGSNMMVRVVSCSFSLAKNVLRLQKIGGTLGNATVFAVSTLAFLQLHQFAFGKQTPVVQFTRTDNHFRSGESRKNSKEKHLEVLLARG, encoded by the exons ATGAgatgggaggcggcggagacggaggCACTGCAGGAGCGCATCTGGGACCTCCACGACAAGCTCAGCCACGccatcctctccctctccgccTGCGTCCGCCTTCCGGGCTGCCACTGCCGCGCGCCCAACGGGCACGTGGTTGTCAAGGGGCGGCCGCCGCAGGGAGGAGAGAATTGCGACCTTGCGGCGACCATGGCGGACGCGCGGGTCCTGCACGCCATCCGCGTCGCGGTCGTCGACCTCGAGGGTCACCTCCACTTCCTTAATGATA TTCAGTTACAACAGCGGGCAGAACGTGATGCTGCAATTGCTAGGGTGCAGCAAAGCCGTATTCTCCTTGCTGCGAGGTTGGTTGACCATAGAGGGAAGAGACATGGAGTCATTGAGgaagccttgggttttgtggATGATGTGCTTGAAAAAAGTGAATTTGTCTCGCCAGAAGATGTCTATGGGGTGCACAGCCCAGGGGAAGATGAGAAGGATCCCGGGGTACACGGTTCAAACATGATGGTGCGTGTGGTATCCTGCAGTTTTTCGTTAGCCAAGAACGTTTTACGATTGCAGAAGATTGGTGGTACGTTGGGTAATGCTACTGTGTTTGCAGTAAGTACGCTTGCTTTCTTGCAGCTGCATCAATTTGCCTTTGGTAAACAAACTCCAGTAGTTCAGTTTACGAGAACTGATAATCATTTCCGTTCTGGAGAATCAAGAAAAAACAGTAAAGAAAAGCATCTGGAAGTGTTATTAGCTAGAGGTTGA